In one Spirosoma rigui genomic region, the following are encoded:
- a CDS encoding acetyl-CoA carboxylase carboxyltransferase subunit alpha, whose translation MRTYLDFEKPIADLESRLEETKRLAQTSNVDVSEAVTVLEQSIDKLRQEIFRNLTRWQRVQLSRHPDRPYSLDYISLMCDQFIELHGDRTVRDDPAMVGGFCEIGRTGEPGQTVMIIGQQKGRNTKQRQQRNFGMPNPEGYRKALRLMKLAEKFNKPIITLIDTPGAFPGLEAEERGQGEAIARNLKEMFMLTVPVICIVIGEGASGGALGIAIGDRVLMLENTWYSVISPENCSTILWRSWDFKEQAAEAMKLTARDMEAAKLVDGIVDEPLGGAHNDHLQMANHLKSVILDTLSELSAIDPQVRIDQRIEKFCSMGVVLE comes from the coding sequence TTTGAAAAACCAATTGCCGACCTCGAATCGCGGCTGGAAGAAACCAAGCGATTGGCGCAAACCAGCAACGTCGACGTTAGCGAAGCGGTTACTGTACTGGAGCAGAGTATCGATAAGCTGCGCCAGGAAATATTCAGAAACCTGACCCGCTGGCAGCGCGTTCAGCTGTCACGCCACCCCGACCGGCCGTATTCCCTCGATTACATATCGCTCATGTGCGATCAGTTTATCGAACTGCACGGCGACCGTACGGTGCGGGACGATCCGGCCATGGTTGGTGGCTTCTGCGAGATAGGGCGCACCGGCGAACCGGGCCAGACCGTGATGATCATCGGCCAGCAGAAAGGGCGTAACACGAAGCAGCGCCAGCAGCGTAACTTCGGGATGCCCAACCCCGAAGGGTACCGCAAAGCGCTGCGCCTGATGAAACTGGCCGAGAAATTCAACAAGCCTATCATCACGCTGATCGATACGCCGGGGGCGTTCCCGGGGCTGGAAGCTGAAGAGCGCGGACAGGGCGAGGCCATTGCCCGTAACCTGAAGGAAATGTTCATGCTGACGGTACCCGTTATCTGTATCGTTATCGGAGAAGGCGCTTCGGGTGGGGCACTGGGTATCGCCATTGGCGACCGGGTGCTGATGCTGGAAAACACCTGGTATTCGGTTATATCGCCCGAAAACTGCTCCACGATCCTGTGGCGTAGCTGGGACTTCAAAGAGCAGGCTGCCGAGGCTATGAAGCTCACCGCCCGCGATATGGAAGCGGCCAAACTCGTCGATGGCATCGTCGATGAACCCCTCGGTGGTGCGCACAATGACCACCTGCAGATGGCCAATCACCTTAAATCGGTTATTCTGGACACGTTGTCTGAGCTTAGTGCCATTGATCCGCAGGTACGAATTGACCAGCGGATCGAGAAGTTCTGCTCAATGGGCGTTGTGCTGGAGTAA